The proteins below are encoded in one region of Bdellovibrio bacteriovorus:
- a CDS encoding ABC transporter permease, which translates to MKLRDFFLLPALLWFLIFILAPLMIVIVVSFATRGTYGGIEWTWTFQNYVRIFNGPYVGIFFESVALASLTTFLCLVLGTLVAWAMATSSATLRSLYVMAIALPFLTNLVIRIYAIRLFVGVEGPLQTFLTFLNVPFDPYALTQNKFLVLYGMVTTYLPFMVLPLYGAFEKLDFTLVEASQDLGAGPWRTLFKVILPNLKKALWSGSLLVFIPSLGEYVIPDLLGGAKNMLFGNLITEQFLKARDWPFGSALSVLLMVLLLGVVVVVQRKGRVRE; encoded by the coding sequence ATGAAGCTTCGCGATTTTTTTCTACTTCCGGCACTCTTGTGGTTTCTGATTTTTATTCTAGCTCCCTTGATGATCGTCATCGTCGTCAGTTTTGCCACTCGTGGGACTTACGGAGGGATCGAGTGGACGTGGACTTTTCAGAACTATGTGCGCATTTTTAACGGTCCTTATGTGGGGATTTTTTTTGAAAGCGTGGCGCTGGCTTCGCTGACAACCTTTCTGTGCCTGGTCTTAGGAACACTTGTCGCTTGGGCGATGGCAACGTCATCGGCGACCCTTCGTTCGCTTTATGTGATGGCGATTGCACTGCCTTTTTTGACTAATTTGGTGATTCGTATATACGCGATTCGCCTGTTTGTGGGCGTGGAAGGACCTCTGCAGACCTTTCTGACTTTTTTAAATGTTCCTTTTGATCCTTATGCTTTGACTCAGAATAAGTTTTTGGTCCTTTACGGAATGGTTACGACGTATCTGCCGTTTATGGTTCTGCCACTTTACGGAGCTTTTGAAAAATTGGATTTCACTTTGGTTGAGGCGTCTCAAGATCTAGGAGCCGGGCCGTGGCGCACGCTTTTTAAGGTCATTCTGCCGAACTTGAAGAAAGCTCTATGGAGCGGGTCGCTTCTGGTTTTCATTCCTTCGCTTGGAGAGTACGTCATTCCCGATTTATTGGGTGGCGCTAAGAACATGCTCTTTGGAAATCTTATCACGGAACAATTTTTAAAAGCGCGTGATTGGCCTTTTGGTTCCGCTCTTTCAGTTCTTTTGATGGTGCTTTTACTGGGAGTTGTTGTCGTCGTTCAAAGAAAGGGAAGAGTGCGTGAATAA
- a CDS encoding ABC-F family ATP-binding cassette domain-containing protein — translation MIHLSNISKQHGNKILYRNGSFQINAGEKIGLVGPNGAGKTTIFRIITGEEGVDGGTISKSDRTVIGYFSQNIEEMKGRSAIEEVKSAVGNIGDMQARMQECETKLADPELDADEMTKILEEYGELQAEFERLGGYDLESRAAEILTGLGIGPEDYHRPTDSFSGGWKMRIALAKILALNPEVLLMDEPTNHLDVESIIWLEEWLSNFPGAILMTSHDRDFMNRLVTKIVEIANKTITVYGGNYDFYEKEREIRLQQLIAAAKRQEDMLAKEEEFIARFAARASHAAQVQSRVKKLEKIDRIEIPPEEAEIKFEWPVPPRGGDEVVKFEGLSKIWKRDDGKEKLVFSGANALVKRMDRIAVVGVNGAGKSTLLKIIAGHAEPTNGAVNIGASINVGYFSQNSLDVLDPKSTILDEVHARMPNAGLGFVRSLLGAFKFSGEEAEKKISILSGGEKSRVVLATILAQPVNLLILDEPTNHLDIKSREVLLEAIKNFPGTVMIVSHDRHFLREITTRVFEVDKNQIRIYEGNYEYYTRKKQQEALA, via the coding sequence ATGATTCACTTATCAAACATCTCTAAACAACACGGTAACAAGATCCTTTATCGCAATGGCTCTTTCCAAATCAATGCCGGCGAAAAAATTGGATTGGTAGGACCGAATGGGGCGGGTAAGACAACCATCTTCCGTATCATCACGGGCGAAGAGGGTGTGGATGGCGGAACGATTTCTAAATCCGATCGCACCGTCATTGGCTATTTCTCTCAAAACATTGAAGAGATGAAGGGCCGTTCGGCTATTGAAGAAGTGAAGTCGGCAGTAGGTAACATCGGCGATATGCAAGCGCGCATGCAAGAATGCGAAACCAAACTTGCAGACCCGGAGCTTGATGCGGATGAGATGACGAAAATCCTTGAAGAGTACGGTGAACTGCAAGCGGAGTTTGAACGCTTAGGTGGTTATGACCTTGAATCTCGCGCCGCTGAAATCTTGACGGGTCTTGGTATCGGCCCTGAAGACTATCATCGTCCGACCGACAGTTTTTCTGGTGGTTGGAAAATGCGTATTGCTTTGGCGAAAATCCTGGCATTGAATCCTGAAGTTCTTCTGATGGACGAGCCGACGAATCACTTGGATGTAGAATCCATCATTTGGCTTGAAGAGTGGTTGAGCAACTTCCCCGGCGCGATTTTGATGACAAGCCATGATCGCGATTTCATGAATCGTCTGGTCACCAAAATTGTCGAGATCGCCAATAAAACTATCACGGTCTATGGCGGCAACTACGATTTCTATGAAAAAGAACGCGAAATCCGTTTGCAGCAATTGATCGCGGCGGCGAAACGCCAAGAGGATATGCTAGCGAAGGAAGAAGAGTTTATTGCTCGCTTCGCGGCTCGCGCTTCCCACGCGGCGCAAGTGCAATCGCGTGTGAAGAAGTTAGAAAAAATTGACCGTATTGAAATTCCACCGGAAGAAGCGGAAATCAAATTTGAATGGCCCGTGCCCCCTCGCGGTGGTGATGAGGTCGTCAAGTTTGAAGGGCTTTCTAAAATTTGGAAGCGCGATGATGGTAAAGAGAAGTTAGTATTCTCTGGCGCCAATGCTTTGGTGAAACGCATGGACCGCATTGCGGTTGTCGGCGTGAACGGGGCCGGTAAATCGACGCTTCTAAAAATTATCGCGGGCCATGCAGAGCCGACAAATGGCGCGGTCAATATTGGTGCTTCTATCAATGTTGGTTATTTCAGTCAGAACTCTTTGGATGTCTTAGATCCGAAGTCGACAATCTTAGACGAAGTGCACGCGCGCATGCCGAATGCGGGACTGGGTTTTGTGAGAAGTCTTTTGGGCGCGTTTAAATTTTCAGGCGAAGAAGCGGAAAAGAAAATTTCCATTCTTTCCGGTGGTGAAAAATCTCGCGTAGTTTTAGCGACTATTTTGGCGCAACCCGTGAATCTTCTGATTCTGGATGAGCCGACGAATCACTTGGACATCAAGTCTCGTGAAGTTTTATTGGAAGCAATTAAAAACTTCCCGGGCACTGTGATGATCGTAAGCCATGATCGCCACTTCTTAAGAGAAATCACGACACGCGTTTTTGAAGTGGATAAAAATCAAATCCGTATCTACGAAGGCAACTACGAATATTACACTCGTAAAAAACAACAAGAGGCCTTGGCGTAA
- a CDS encoding RlmE family RNA methyltransferase — protein sequence MTYNPRDHYFKKAKQENFAARSVFKLEEIDKKYKIFKPGQTVLDLGASPGSWSQYASKMVGEKGKVLGVDLSPVTVKLKNAVFIQADLRDLNLEDIFKEHGFEPPFDLVMSDMAPKTTGIRMTDQARSMELCELALDVARRFLKKDGHFICKLFHSDDFTKLRDEIKKSFVKCEAVKPDSTRKISKEIFLVGISKK from the coding sequence ATGACTTACAATCCTCGCGATCACTATTTCAAAAAAGCCAAGCAAGAAAACTTCGCGGCCCGTTCCGTATTTAAGCTTGAAGAGATCGACAAGAAATACAAAATTTTTAAACCGGGGCAAACTGTTTTGGATCTGGGGGCCTCTCCGGGTTCGTGGTCTCAATATGCCTCCAAGATGGTGGGCGAAAAAGGCAAAGTCTTGGGCGTGGATTTAAGCCCGGTCACAGTGAAGCTTAAAAATGCTGTTTTTATTCAAGCCGATCTTCGTGATTTAAACCTGGAAGATATTTTTAAAGAGCACGGCTTCGAACCTCCGTTCGATTTAGTGATGTCTGATATGGCTCCTAAAACAACGGGCATTCGCATGACAGATCAAGCTCGCTCGATGGAGCTTTGCGAACTTGCGTTGGATGTGGCTCGTCGCTTTCTTAAAAAAGACGGCCATTTTATTTGCAAGCTCTTTCACAGCGATGACTTCACTAAACTTCGCGATGAAATCAAAAAGTCGTTTGTGAAGTGTGAAGCGGTGAAGCCGGACTCCACTCGAAAAATATCTAAAGAGATCTTTCTTGTCGGTATCAGCAAAAAATGA
- a CDS encoding MFS transporter, with amino-acid sequence MDQTQKKKIFSWALYDWANSAYSTTVMAVFFPIFFKSYWSQGADAVVTTARLGTAISISSLAIALLSPTLGVMADLKGFKKLFCMIFTVVGVLACAVMGFIPMGDWLAAMVAYGIAMAAFNAASVFYDSLLPYVAQGRTMDYASSLGYAMGYLGGGVLFLVNVLMYLFPATFGISDGVAAVKISFVTVAIWWLVFSIPLAKNVPEPHIQVSKHNFWGLTRESIKTLRRTLKALLLEKNLLIFMVAYWLYIDGVYTVMTMAVDYGISIGLESKDLIVAVLITQFIGFPCAYFFGTFTRRWGTKAPIMVCIAIYAITVIGATWMSQAWHFYLLATVIGMVQGGVQSLSRSMFGRMIKPEESGEYFGLFNLVGRFASILGPLVVAVGVTVTGNSRMGMMGLLVLFVLGGGLLALVREPARENA; translated from the coding sequence ATGGATCAAACACAGAAGAAAAAAATCTTTAGCTGGGCGCTTTATGACTGGGCCAACAGTGCTTATTCAACGACGGTCATGGCCGTATTTTTCCCCATCTTCTTTAAATCTTATTGGAGTCAGGGCGCAGATGCCGTTGTTACGACGGCCCGCCTGGGAACAGCCATCTCAATTTCTAGCTTAGCCATCGCCTTACTGAGCCCTACACTAGGAGTAATGGCTGATTTAAAAGGCTTTAAAAAACTTTTCTGTATGATTTTTACTGTCGTCGGTGTTTTGGCATGTGCCGTGATGGGCTTTATCCCCATGGGGGATTGGTTGGCGGCGATGGTTGCTTACGGAATTGCGATGGCGGCCTTCAACGCAGCCAGCGTTTTCTATGACTCACTTCTTCCGTACGTCGCTCAAGGGCGCACGATGGATTATGCCTCCTCATTAGGTTATGCCATGGGATATCTAGGGGGAGGAGTGCTTTTCCTTGTCAATGTACTCATGTACCTTTTCCCAGCGACCTTCGGAATTTCTGATGGAGTGGCGGCCGTTAAAATTTCATTCGTGACGGTTGCTATTTGGTGGCTCGTCTTTTCGATACCTTTGGCTAAAAATGTTCCGGAACCACATATTCAAGTTTCTAAGCATAACTTCTGGGGTCTCACGCGAGAAAGTATTAAAACTCTTCGTCGCACCTTGAAAGCCTTGTTGCTGGAAAAGAATCTTTTGATTTTTATGGTCGCCTATTGGCTCTACATAGATGGTGTTTACACTGTGATGACCATGGCTGTAGATTACGGTATCTCCATTGGACTTGAATCTAAAGATCTGATCGTCGCAGTGTTGATCACACAATTCATCGGATTTCCTTGTGCTTATTTCTTTGGAACCTTTACCCGACGTTGGGGTACGAAAGCTCCCATTATGGTCTGCATCGCGATTTATGCGATCACGGTGATCGGCGCAACTTGGATGTCCCAAGCATGGCATTTTTATTTGCTCGCGACCGTGATTGGGATGGTTCAAGGTGGCGTGCAGTCACTCAGTCGTTCGATGTTTGGTCGAATGATCAAGCCTGAAGAAAGCGGAGAATACTTTGGTCTCTTCAACCTAGTCGGCCGATTTGCTTCGATCCTGGGTCCGTTGGTGGTGGCCGTGGGCGTGACGGTCACTGGAAATTCTCGCATGGGAATGATGGGGCTTTTGGTGCTTTTCGTACTCGGTGGAGGCCTTCTCGCATTAGTGCGGGAACCAGCTCGTGAAAACGCCTAA
- a CDS encoding ABC transporter substrate-binding protein — protein MSRILIAISVLSALLAGCTKKEAKDTSAKVVNLSIWGNYLSPEMQAQFEQQTGIKINISNYSSNEELLAKMQMGSSGIDVAVPSDYMVDIMRKMNLLEPLKAELLPNKSLISEQFLKQDFDPKNEFSVPYIWTTVGIAVNRELYKGPMNSWKDLLTNNQLKGKMALLDDVRETMGAALKLHGFSVNTTDPAQIAKAKATLLETKKNVKMFSSDTIDILGNKEVAAAQAYSSDALQAAARAPGKIEYIIPSEGATVAIDNLVIAKGAKHLEAAHKLIDFLLSHEAEINKVKTILGGPVLSKTQSELPKELQNNEALFPKASTLKNLERIQDLGEKNKLFEDAWTEIKTQ, from the coding sequence ATGTCGAGAATATTGATCGCGATCTCTGTTCTTTCTGCTTTGCTGGCGGGTTGTACGAAGAAAGAGGCTAAAGACACTTCAGCCAAAGTGGTGAACCTCTCAATTTGGGGCAACTATCTTTCTCCAGAAATGCAAGCGCAGTTTGAGCAACAAACAGGCATCAAGATCAACATTTCCAACTATTCCTCAAATGAAGAACTGTTGGCGAAGATGCAGATGGGTTCTTCGGGCATTGATGTCGCGGTTCCTTCTGACTACATGGTCGATATCATGCGCAAGATGAATTTGCTTGAGCCTTTGAAGGCCGAGCTTCTCCCTAACAAATCCCTTATCTCTGAACAATTCTTAAAGCAGGATTTTGATCCCAAAAATGAATTCTCGGTTCCCTATATTTGGACGACGGTAGGAATTGCGGTCAACCGCGAACTCTACAAAGGCCCGATGAATAGCTGGAAGGATCTTCTTACAAACAACCAGCTGAAAGGCAAAATGGCGCTGTTGGATGATGTGCGCGAAACGATGGGGGCGGCACTTAAGCTTCATGGCTTCAGCGTAAATACCACGGATCCCGCGCAAATTGCCAAAGCCAAAGCGACCCTTCTGGAAACAAAGAAGAACGTAAAAATGTTCTCCTCCGACACAATTGACATTCTGGGAAATAAAGAAGTGGCAGCGGCTCAAGCTTACTCTTCGGATGCCTTGCAAGCGGCGGCTCGTGCTCCCGGCAAAATCGAATACATCATTCCTTCGGAAGGCGCGACCGTCGCCATCGACAACCTCGTCATTGCCAAAGGTGCAAAACACCTTGAAGCCGCTCATAAATTAATTGATTTTCTTTTAAGCCATGAGGCCGAGATCAATAAGGTAAAAACCATTTTGGGAGGCCCCGTCCTTAGCAAAACTCAATCGGAACTTCCAAAAGAGTTGCAAAACAACGAAGCCCTCTTCCCGAAAGCCTCTACTTTAAAGAATCTGGAGCGCATCCAGGATCTCGGAGAGAAAAACAAACTCTTCGAAGATGCTTGGACGGAAATTAAAACTCAGTAG
- a CDS encoding STAS domain-containing protein: MEDQKSFQYAFNQRNNMLVVSLTGEITSQVVPALEACRQELLGKKDFSRVVIYFQDVDAISLDAVPVLAQMQREIRAKPADLRLASLRVSLREKLIRMGVVRGLEVADDLKAALLSF, encoded by the coding sequence TTGGAAGACCAGAAGTCGTTTCAGTATGCCTTTAACCAAAGAAACAACATGCTTGTTGTCTCTTTAACAGGAGAAATAACAAGCCAAGTCGTACCGGCCTTGGAAGCCTGTCGCCAAGAGCTTTTGGGTAAGAAGGATTTCAGTCGGGTGGTGATTTATTTTCAAGATGTCGACGCGATCAGCCTCGATGCCGTCCCGGTATTAGCGCAAATGCAAAGAGAAATCCGCGCCAAACCCGCTGATTTGCGATTGGCCTCATTGCGTGTCAGCTTAAGAGAAAAATTGATTCGCATGGGAGTCGTCCGCGGTTTAGAAGTAGCAGACGACTTGAAAGCCGCACTTTTATCGTTCTAA
- a CDS encoding ABC transporter ATP-binding protein: protein MLELLNIGKSFSSQTALKGINLSIAEGEFFSLLGPSGCGKTTLLRIIAGLEKATSGQILLDGQRVDTLPAQKRPFNMVFQRHALFPHLSVSENIAFGLKLKGLSKDQIADKVMEVLALVDMTSFRDRKPETLSGGQSQRVAVARALVNEPRVLLLDEPLSALDLKMREHMQKELRALQRKLGLTFICVTHDQEEALALSDRIGIMNHGVLEQVSSPREIYENPESIFASHFIESTSCLKGELIEVSQDLATIRLGDGSLIKGKIGVPPDQLRVGMNLDAYVRKAMVFGERSK from the coding sequence ATGTTAGAACTTCTGAATATCGGTAAAAGTTTTTCCAGTCAAACGGCGTTAAAGGGAATCAACCTTTCCATCGCTGAAGGAGAGTTTTTCTCTTTGTTGGGGCCGAGTGGTTGCGGAAAAACGACTCTGTTGCGAATCATCGCGGGACTTGAGAAAGCCACCTCGGGGCAAATTCTTCTAGATGGCCAGCGCGTCGATACGCTTCCGGCTCAGAAGCGCCCCTTCAACATGGTTTTTCAAAGACATGCGCTGTTTCCGCATCTTTCCGTGAGTGAAAACATCGCCTTCGGTTTAAAACTGAAAGGTCTAAGCAAAGATCAAATCGCTGATAAGGTGATGGAAGTGCTAGCGCTGGTTGATATGACTTCGTTCCGGGATCGCAAACCCGAAACACTTTCCGGCGGGCAAAGTCAGCGCGTGGCGGTGGCTCGCGCTTTGGTCAATGAACCCCGCGTTTTATTACTAGATGAACCTCTGTCGGCTTTAGATCTGAAAATGCGTGAACACATGCAAAAAGAACTGCGGGCTTTGCAAAGGAAGCTGGGTCTGACTTTTATCTGCGTCACCCACGATCAAGAAGAGGCCTTGGCTTTATCCGATCGCATCGGCATCATGAATCATGGGGTGCTTGAGCAAGTCAGTTCACCGCGTGAAATCTATGAAAATCCAGAAAGTATTTTCGCGTCTCATTTTATTGAATCAACAAGCTGTCTTAAGGGCGAGTTGATCGAAGTCAGTCAGGATCTGGCGACCATTCGCTTGGGGGATGGTAGTCTTATTAAAGGAAAGATCGGCGTGCCACCGGATCAGCTTCGTGTGGGTATGAACTTAGATGCCTATGTGCGAAAAGCCATGGTGTTTGGAGAGCGAAGCAAATGA
- a CDS encoding ABC transporter permease: MNKERARPSAPVLAKVVLGFVLAALYVPIVVMLISAFLEKNAEEVHFTVRWFMEVIQDAALMQALMNSLLIGLASSCVATVLGTLGALGLRRNQKSWRHSVEGLSVVSLIFPEIVFALSLLSWFFILQFELSRTKVILAHVSFSISYVMMTVNARLANLDASLEDAARDLGASTWQIQQQVLLPLLKPAILGGFVLSFLLSFDDFLITYFVNGVGQDTLPVKLYTAMKMGVSPKLNALSSIMFLMTLSVLIFFFRSASFRVLFEESRGKNGSNTEEKNL; this comes from the coding sequence GTGAATAAAGAAAGAGCTCGCCCCTCGGCGCCAGTGCTCGCAAAAGTCGTTTTGGGTTTTGTGCTAGCGGCTCTCTATGTTCCTATAGTGGTGATGCTCATCAGTGCATTTTTAGAAAAAAACGCCGAGGAAGTTCACTTCACTGTCCGTTGGTTTATGGAAGTGATTCAAGATGCGGCTTTGATGCAAGCCTTGATGAACAGTCTTCTTATCGGGCTTGCTTCAAGCTGTGTAGCGACCGTCCTTGGCACTCTAGGCGCCTTGGGTTTGCGTCGTAATCAGAAGTCGTGGCGCCACAGCGTGGAAGGTCTTTCTGTGGTTTCATTGATCTTTCCCGAGATCGTCTTTGCGCTCTCTTTGCTTTCTTGGTTTTTCATTTTACAATTTGAGCTTAGCAGAACCAAGGTCATTTTAGCCCATGTGAGCTTTTCAATTTCTTACGTGATGATGACGGTGAATGCGCGTTTGGCGAACTTAGATGCATCTTTGGAAGATGCGGCCCGGGACCTTGGAGCTAGTACCTGGCAGATTCAACAACAGGTCTTGTTGCCGCTTTTAAAGCCTGCGATTTTAGGCGGATTTGTTTTAAGCTTTCTGCTTTCATTTGATGATTTTCTGATCACGTATTTCGTGAATGGCGTGGGTCAGGACACCTTGCCAGTGAAGCTTTATACGGCCATGAAGATGGGTGTTTCACCGAAGCTCAATGCGCTATCCAGCATTATGTTTTTAATGACTTTGTCAGTGCTGATTTTCTTCTTCCGTTCTGCTTCTTTCCGTGTTCTCTTTGAAGAAAGCCGGGGGAAGAATGGATCAAACACAGAAGAAAAAAATCTTTAG
- a CDS encoding DEAD/DEAH box helicase — MTPLTTVDSFESFGLSAPVMAAMLDMGFTTPTPIQRQALPILLAGAQDFIGLASTGTGKTAAFGIPLVESIDASTKDTQALVMSPTRELALQVAEQLTLLGKKKGLRVVTIYGGSSYRTQIEGIKRGAHIVVATPGRLVDFLEQKIIKLQNVKTVVLDEADEMLNMGFKDDLEFILKATHSEGESSHRAACRTWLFSATMSGDVRRIAETYLESPETVQINKSTGTADTIEQVYYTVKDSAKTEVIGRLLQTLPEFYGIIFCQTKMEVAELADILTQRGFPADSLHGDKSQQEREATLKKFKQRQVKVIVATDVAARGLDIKDLTHVINHSLPWDAESYVHRIGRTGRNGQKGTAITLVNPEQLNLLRRVMNTTKAVLTKGVVPSADEVAGLKIKDVLDRVSTMPAEGAELQLANDLIQDLIQSEDINLQNFSKEELLARFIVAYFPKVFVKKDQMLDYMGDRIPRELLPRDPNDNRFTRGRSDSGGRSGGGYRRGGYSSGGGGGRRFERSDRGDRNERSDRGGERAERGERTERSFAPRAERQERAEINPVTGYRPRAEASAPRHATKRTERSERAERSERSDRGSERGERRDHPGIKRFRPGKKKYQD, encoded by the coding sequence ATGACTCCATTGACAACTGTCGATAGTTTCGAAAGCTTTGGTCTGAGCGCGCCGGTGATGGCCGCTATGCTGGACATGGGCTTTACGACACCGACCCCTATCCAACGCCAAGCTTTGCCTATCCTCCTAGCAGGAGCTCAAGACTTCATCGGTCTTGCATCAACAGGCACAGGAAAAACAGCCGCATTCGGTATCCCTCTTGTAGAGTCTATCGATGCTTCCACAAAAGACACTCAAGCTTTAGTGATGAGCCCCACACGTGAGTTGGCTCTTCAAGTTGCCGAGCAATTGACTTTGCTAGGTAAGAAAAAAGGCCTTCGTGTTGTTACGATTTACGGTGGTTCTAGCTACCGCACTCAAATCGAAGGAATTAAAAGAGGCGCGCACATCGTGGTGGCAACACCCGGCCGTCTTGTGGATTTCCTAGAGCAAAAAATTATCAAACTTCAAAACGTAAAAACGGTCGTGCTTGATGAGGCCGATGAAATGTTGAACATGGGTTTCAAAGATGACCTCGAGTTCATCTTGAAAGCCACACACTCTGAAGGCGAAAGCTCTCACCGCGCGGCTTGCCGTACTTGGTTGTTCTCTGCAACTATGAGCGGCGATGTTCGCCGTATTGCTGAAACGTATTTGGAAAGCCCAGAAACGGTTCAAATCAATAAATCAACTGGCACCGCTGATACTATCGAGCAAGTTTACTACACGGTGAAAGATTCCGCGAAAACGGAAGTCATCGGTCGCTTGCTGCAAACTTTGCCTGAATTCTACGGCATCATCTTCTGCCAAACGAAAATGGAAGTGGCAGAACTGGCTGACATTTTGACTCAGCGTGGATTCCCTGCAGATTCTTTGCACGGTGATAAATCCCAACAAGAGCGTGAAGCGACTTTAAAAAAGTTCAAGCAACGCCAAGTCAAAGTGATCGTGGCTACTGACGTGGCGGCTCGTGGTTTGGATATCAAAGATCTAACTCACGTGATCAATCACTCTTTACCTTGGGATGCGGAATCTTATGTTCACCGTATCGGTCGTACGGGCCGTAACGGTCAAAAAGGAACAGCCATCACTTTGGTGAACCCAGAGCAATTGAATCTTCTTCGCCGTGTGATGAACACGACGAAAGCGGTTCTTACTAAGGGTGTTGTTCCATCTGCGGATGAAGTTGCGGGTCTAAAAATCAAAGACGTTTTAGATCGCGTCAGCACAATGCCTGCAGAAGGCGCTGAGCTTCAACTTGCTAATGACTTAATCCAAGACTTGATCCAAAGCGAAGACATCAATTTGCAAAACTTCTCGAAAGAAGAGCTTTTGGCTCGCTTTATCGTGGCTTACTTCCCGAAAGTATTCGTGAAGAAAGACCAGATGCTAGATTACATGGGCGATCGCATTCCTCGCGAATTGTTGCCGCGTGATCCTAACGACAATCGTTTCACTCGTGGTCGCAGCGATAGCGGTGGCCGCAGTGGTGGTGGTTACCGTCGCGGTGGTTACAGCAGTGGCGGCGGCGGTGGCCGTCGCTTTGAGCGTAGCGATCGTGGTGACCGTAACGAACGCAGTGATCGCGGTGGTGAACGTGCAGAACGTGGCGAGCGCACTGAGCGCAGCTTCGCTCCACGCGCAGAACGCCAAGAGCGCGCGGAGATCAATCCTGTTACGGGATATCGTCCACGTGCAGAAGCGTCAGCTCCCCGTCATGCGACGAAGCGCACAGAGCGTTCTGAGCGCGCTGAACGCAGCGAGCGCAGTGATCGTGGTAGTGAACGTGGCGAACGCCGTGATCACCCGGGCATTAAGCGTTTCCGCCCTGGGAAAAAGAAGTATCAAGACTAG
- a CDS encoding alpha/beta hydrolase: MKGRILDLRKFKIPLGKLAPLETFKTRQGATLSYRLYPAWCEDLIVLYHGVGSDSRYMCVLASALAQAGVANVVTPDFRGHGASLGVSDIIPENQLEIDLEELLIHVKMQRAISRITLAGHSLGGGFTLRVATSELHKQFAKFVALAPRLPAHLQAFYPNYGGWISPNEDGSFAVNMPEALRSGQEKITYSKEFLKAASPPDDVMEKLLKLSPPLKVFTGADDEVDIPERHLELFTKANIPVEIVPGLNHLSIVSKPDSYLSRF; the protein is encoded by the coding sequence ATGAAAGGCCGCATCCTGGATCTTCGCAAGTTTAAGATTCCTCTGGGAAAGTTAGCTCCCTTGGAAACTTTTAAAACGCGACAGGGTGCCACACTTTCTTATCGCCTGTACCCGGCGTGGTGCGAGGACTTGATTGTTCTGTATCACGGGGTGGGGAGTGACAGTCGCTACATGTGCGTGCTGGCTTCTGCGTTGGCGCAAGCCGGTGTTGCGAATGTCGTGACTCCAGATTTTCGCGGGCATGGCGCCAGCCTTGGTGTTTCCGATATCATTCCTGAAAATCAACTTGAGATCGATCTGGAAGAGTTGCTTATTCACGTAAAAATGCAGCGAGCGATTTCGCGAATCACTTTAGCGGGCCATTCTCTGGGCGGCGGTTTCACGTTGCGAGTGGCGACGTCAGAACTGCACAAACAGTTTGCAAAGTTTGTGGCTCTGGCTCCGCGTTTGCCGGCTCATCTGCAAGCTTTTTACCCAAACTATGGCGGTTGGATTTCTCCGAATGAGGATGGAAGTTTTGCGGTCAATATGCCCGAAGCTCTGCGCAGTGGTCAGGAAAAGATCACTTACTCCAAAGAGTTTCTAAAAGCCGCATCGCCACCAGACGACGTGATGGAAAAGCTCTTGAAGCTTTCTCCGCCTTTGAAGGTTTTTACGGGTGCGGATGATGAAGTCGATATTCCCGAAAGACATCTGGAGCTTTTCACTAAAGCAAATATTCCAGTTGAGATCGTGCCGGGGCTGAATCATCTGAGCATCGTCTCAAAGCCAGACAGTTATTTGTCGCGGTTTTAA